The DNA sequence TGACATGGATGAGATTTTCAATTGATCTGATTTTTGAAACTGAAACTCAATGCTACCGAGGGGTGCAGTTGGATTTCCAGATAAAAATGCTGGGTGCTAGGAGACCTGGTTGGTGTTACACTCTTCTTATGCTGCAGCCTCAAAAACATCAGCTTCATCCAGAGAAGGCTGGACTGTCAGCTCTTTTGCCAGTCTTGTGATTTTATTGCACTGTGCTTTTTGCTTAAAGCCGCACGCACCAGATGGGATGAACATGAATGTGAGGAATGCAGATCATTGCATTGTGGGGATGTCAtaacttttacttttttaaaaagcataacGCCTATTATATTTGAGCTCAAACTTTTTACATCACAGTATTTCTCTGAAATAGAAGTTGCAGCTGTGTCTAATTTCTCTTGGAATTCTatccttgttttttgtctttctggaTTCATAAGACTCAATGAGGGAAAAGGCTTACATCATTTATGACTTCAAAGAAAGTATGTTTCTACGTAGTTTGCTatttgtttgacaaaaattattGTGTGAGAATATATAAAAGACCAACTATGCATAATTTACCAATGAAAGGATTTATAAGAAAGATGGGAATCTTTAGAAAAGTGCTGTAGAGTAAGAAAGATTTGCCAAGCTACcgtgaaatgtttttcttttcttttctttgaaataCTCAGCTGCTGATTCTGAAAGAGCTTTGGACTCAGTTGCCCTTTGATAGAGGTAGCAGCTCCAAACATGCTGCACAATTGTGCACCCAAAAACTCatgaaaacagcaataaatgtGCACATGTGCACAGTAGAGCTGACTAAACTGGATTCATTATCAATTATTTTCAAAGTGATGTGGAAAAAGAGCTTTGCAGTTCCCAAAGCCCGAGATGGTAAATTGCTCGTTTTGTTGAACCAACAGTCCAAAGCTCAATCACCACTTTAAtgtaagacagaaaaacaacaacaacaacaaaatgaatatGCCTAAGTTAGAACCAACTTCCTTTTggtattttatttcagtagaGACCTAATCTATGAATGAATTGATTCATAAGAAAAGTTTTATCTTCCCACAACCAGTGGCCAAATGGTTATaatacactgcccgtccaaaaaaaaaaagttgcgcACTGTATTATTTTGCTGGAcggcctttagctttgagtatggcactcattcactgtggcatcgtttcgataagcttctgcaatgtcacagcatttatttctgtccagagttgctttaattttctaccaagatctcaTATTGATGgtgggagagtcagaccgctgcgcaaagtcttctctagcacatcccaaagattctcaatggggctgaagtctggactctgtggaggccgatccatgtgtgaaaatgatgtctcatgcttcCTGAACcattcattcacaatgtgagccccatgaatatTGGCATTGTCATCTCAGAATATGCCCATGCCATCAGGAAAGAataactccattgatggaaagacctggtcattcagtatattcaggtaatcagctgacctcattctttgggcatataacgttgctgaacctgaccaacccgaGATCACAACCCTAaccctttttttctgattatgataacccccacaggcttgtagctACTAGGCATGATGAaagcatcacttcatccacctctcttcttaccttGATGAGCCCATCattttggaacagggtaaatctggactcatcagaccacatgaccttcttccattgctccagagtccaatcttgaTGCTCCAAAgcaaattgaatatttttttctgattagcctcgcTGATCactggttttcttagagctacagagTTGCTTAGTCCTAATCCCTTGAGTTCCCTTTGCActgtgtgtggaaatgctccTACTTTCACTTTTAAACATagccatgagttctactgttgatttcctacaatcATCTAAAAGTTtgtttcaacaacatttttttctcgaAGAtaatggttcaccactatccttccaggttttaataatgcattggatagttcttaacccgattttagtagtttcagcaCTCTTTTTAGTTGTGTTCTTTGCTTGATTCAAGCCAATattttgacccttctgaaacagatcaacatctttccatgaccacaggatatgtcttccaacaggGTTGTTTAAGAAAAGAGAAGCTccacactgcatcagctagggttaaataaattgttgccagctgaaatgtattcatcactgcagtaattatccaatggaaagCTCTTAgctgtttgcttagttaaatccaggtggtgacttttttttttggacaggcaatGTAATAGTCATGGTTCTACATCAAGATGCACACCAGATACACAAACCTGCTGTAGATCACTAACAACATTTCACATGTCAAACTGTCTACTAAACTTCAACAGTCACATCTTCCTTCTAAACAGATACCCTGGACATGCCACATACACATTCTAGATGAAATAATTATTCACCTTTTGAATATTCTTCTGTTATTACTGCATATGGTGTCGTGGGACAGGGAGGAGGATCACAGTCATCTGAATCTTCTTTATTCTGTGCAGCTGTAAGAAAGTCTTTGACAAAGTCAAAGTATCGCTCTGTGTGCCACCTCTCTTCCCTGTAGTGGCACTCAAAATCGTACATGATCAACTcctgtaaatacaaaaacacagttcacataaaacacagattttctttgtGCAGCTTGGTTCAAGACCGTAACTGAAAGGATTCAAATGCCTTTAATGCTAAAATTGCAAATGGCACTTTATTTTGACAGATGACCTGCAAGTTAGTAAAGAAATCTGTGAGTAGCTGGTTGAATAAATGCTAAGCAAGGTATGAGTAATTATTGAACTCTGAATGGTTTGTAATTTTACTTGTAGTCTAAGCATAATTTATTCCTGGTGGCTGTaacagatgtctttttttttttaaatggattttagCTTTAAGTGCTTAAATCAAGGCTGCAAAATGGTAAATCTTTAAACATACATAACAAACACATACTAAGTGGCAACAATAGAAGTTATTTCAGAAtatccaaaaacatgttcagtatACTGATTTATTGAGACACAGCTCAGGGACGTCTGATTTCCATCTATTCAGTAGATCTATGATGTAATCACAATGTGAACTTACCACTGAACCCATTTTGAGCCGCAGGTCTTGGAGTATTAGGATGAAAATCCTAATGTCGTTTCTGTTGGATGAAATGTTTCCAAACTTATGTGCTAAATCTTGTAAACTTGCCTCCAAAGGGAAGACATTTAATTTCACCCAACACATCCCACCCTGGAAAAGTAAGAGAAGAGATATATCATAAAATGCATgttgtgtgttacagtgtgccAATCCTATTTATTATGGCGTTACCAAAAAAGCAGTGACACTGGATTTCTTTCTCTTGGGAGAAGTAAGAAGGTCATTTCAAAATTCAAAGGCTTTTGCTGAGAACCTAAAGGCTGCATGTGTGAATATGCTGGATTTCACATACATATGATGCATACCTCTTGTTTTGGAACGTAGCGCACAGGAATTTTGTAATCTTTAGGAATATTTTGCTTCTGTAAAGAGAAACAAGTATAACAACATTAAACTGCAGACAAATTACATCCTTATCAAAACAAGCAGTAGGACTTGAATACTTGAATTTGGAATTAAGAAAACTACAAACACTCTAAGGCTTAGTTGTACAATACCTGTTAGTTATAGTGCTGCAGATTTGCTTccagtatgtttttttaatatttacatgttttttctctgctctctttgCTGACAAAATGCGAATTCACTTCTTGACCCTTTTCCACAGCTGCTTCAGTAATGACAGTTGTGAAATATGGGCGAAAGTGACAAAACAGAACCATACGTCTGCCATTCCAGACTGGTAACCACGTCTCACTTGAAATTATGCTCTAAATCAGCTACGTACTTGTATGAgcgcttttatttttatattgtgtaaatatactactgttcaaaagtttggggtcacttagaaatttccttatttttgaaagaaaagcatttgttttcaataaagatgacattaaatggatcaaaaatccagtctagacattgttaatgtggtaatgtggtagctggaaacggctgatttttaatggaatatctacataggggtacagaggaacatttccagcaaccatcactcctatgttctaatgctacattgtgttagctactcatgttgaaaggctaattgatcatcagaaaacccttgtgcaattatgttagcacatgaataaaagtgtgagttttcatggaagacatgaaattgtctgggtgaccccaaacttttgaacagcagtgtatataGAAACAAAATTAATGCTCGAACAGCAGAAAGCAGAGACACAATTCGATGCTGCATGTGGATAATTTACATACTATCTAATGTGCATTAGATACACAGTGTATGTGGTTTCTCATTGTTTAGTGGTTTAAAATTGCAGTGACGTGCTTACCAAAGTATAGAGTTTGGAGATGTCATCGGTCACTGGGTTGACGTCAAGTGTATCTGAATGCACCCCAAGAGTGATGAACAGCAGGAAACGGACACAGACGT is a window from the Amphiprion ocellaris isolate individual 3 ecotype Okinawa chromosome 3, ASM2253959v1, whole genome shotgun sequence genome containing:
- the kitlga gene encoding kit ligand a, with translation MKKSKSWIHVCVRFLLFITLGVHSDTLDVNPVTDDISKLYTLKQNIPKDYKIPVRYVPKQEGGMCWVKLNVFPLEASLQDLAHKFGNISSNRNDIRIFILILQDLRLKMGSVELIMYDFECHYREERWHTERYFDFVKDFLTAAQNKEDSDDCDPPPCPTTPYAVITEEYSKESPTPSSKGPKCSTDCTAYTEPRYLPEVVERSLLSLLLIPLLALVFLLVWKVRSRRNEEDLQQNPGEDGLFTGTEGTAPPLDADISEKDKLSVIETV